In Chitinivibrionales bacterium, a single window of DNA contains:
- a CDS encoding SUMF1/EgtB/PvdO family nonheme iron enzyme yields the protein MKASFLIALALSALGIVLSGCGTEPFPAGHAADPLDGMRLIRGGAFLMGEAGIAEPIHAVTVSTFYMDTTPVTQQAYQALMKENPSYFTGSPDLPVETVTWFDAALFCNARSRAAGLDTVYSFSSISVISGAGCGSLGALGIHLDRKGYRLPTEAEYEYAYRAGSTSDYYWGDTVDGNYCWYYANSQSTMHPVAQKLPNRFGLYDMAGDLWEWCNDWYGPYDTAAATDPAGPLPGDYRVARGGCWYIYYLPVLSAGFRYYFAPFPGKFQPPHDFIGFRCVLRAD from the coding sequence ATGAAAGCTTCATTCCTCATCGCATTGGCATTATCCGCACTGGGAATCGTTCTTTCCGGCTGCGGGACCGAGCCCTTCCCCGCCGGTCATGCCGCGGATCCCCTTGACGGCATGCGCCTTATTCGGGGTGGCGCATTTCTCATGGGTGAAGCGGGGATCGCCGAGCCCATTCACGCGGTGACCGTTTCTACTTTCTACATGGACACCACGCCGGTGACACAACAGGCATACCAGGCGCTTATGAAGGAAAATCCCTCCTATTTCACGGGAAGCCCCGACTTGCCCGTTGAAACCGTGACCTGGTTCGATGCCGCGCTGTTCTGCAACGCCAGGAGCAGGGCGGCCGGCCTGGACACGGTGTATTCCTTTTCGTCAATATCCGTCATTTCCGGCGCCGGCTGCGGTTCGCTGGGCGCCCTTGGGATACACCTTGACAGAAAGGGATACCGCCTCCCCACCGAGGCGGAATACGAATACGCGTACCGCGCGGGGTCCACGTCCGATTATTACTGGGGCGACACGGTGGACGGAAACTACTGCTGGTACTACGCGAACAGCCAGTCAACCATGCACCCGGTCGCGCAAAAGCTGCCGAATCGCTTCGGCCTCTACGACATGGCGGGCGACCTGTGGGAATGGTGCAACGACTGGTACGGCCCCTACGACACGGCAGCCGCGACCGATCCCGCCGGCCCGTTGCCGGGCGATTACCGCGTCGCGCGCGGCGGTTGCTGGTATATTTATTACCTGCCCGTCCTGAGCGCCGGCTTCCGGTATTACTTCGCCCCGTTTCCCGGAAAGTTCCAGCCGCCGCACGACTTCATCGGCTTCCGGTGCGTGCTGCGGGCGGACTGA
- a CDS encoding histidine triad nucleotide-binding protein produces MPDCIFCKIITGQIPSSKVYEDEHALIFKDINPVAPTHLIAVPKEHFQTIQDVPEKKTDVLKNLMEAIGKAVKKEGLVAGGYRIVINSGEHAGQLVPHLHAHILAGRELGWPPG; encoded by the coding sequence ATGCCTGACTGCATTTTCTGCAAAATCATCACGGGCCAGATTCCGTCGAGTAAAGTGTACGAGGACGAGCACGCCCTCATCTTCAAGGACATCAACCCCGTGGCGCCCACGCACCTGATCGCCGTGCCCAAGGAGCATTTTCAAACGATCCAAGACGTGCCTGAAAAAAAAACCGATGTGTTGAAAAACCTGATGGAAGCCATTGGAAAGGCCGTGAAGAAGGAAGGGCTTGTTGCGGGCGGGTACCGGATTGTGATCAACTCGGGCGAGCACGCGGGCCAGCTCGTGCCGCACCTGCACGCGCACATCCTCGCGGGACGGGAACTGGGATGGCCTCCGGGTTAG